The sequence below is a genomic window from Gossypium hirsutum isolate 1008001.06 chromosome A11, Gossypium_hirsutum_v2.1, whole genome shotgun sequence.
CCGTGCACTCGACGCTTCGATCAACTCCTCCATTTGTCATTTCAGCCAGCACCTGAAAATAAGGGAGTAAATTTTGGGAATGAAGTGTTGTCTTTATTTAAATGTACATTACAGCCAAAAGTTATGGTTTTCAGTCACAAACCTCTTGAACTGGCTTGTCATAGTCTTTAGGGTTCACGAATTCATTGCATCCAAATTTCTTGGCTGTTTAAAATACACCAAGGAAACAGAACATTAGAGGAATCATTTCAATTTTCAAGACAGTAAATCAACAACTCCCTTCTGGGATTCGTAGCTTACCTTCCTCAAATCTGTTAGGATTCAGATCGACCCCAATAATCCTAGAAGCGCCTACAATTCTAGCCCCTTCAGCAGCCTAATTATAAACACCACATCAACCAGCCGCAgggcaaaggggaaataaattaTTGGAAACTATGTTGGTTTAACTCTTTACtgatatcaatatatatatatgagaagacTCTGAAGAAAGTGATACAACCATGTCGGACACTCACGTCCAAATTTGATTAAACATAGTATGAAAGAAGGGATACTCACAGCAAGCCCTACTGCTCCCAGTCCAAAAATGGCCACAGTTGAACCCTTGGTGGGCTTTGCAACATTCAAGGTGGCACCAAGACCtcgaaaattatttaaaactccATTAAACTAACAgaataaatggaaaatgaaaattctAAATCAAGTAACAAATTGATTTTGTTTAAGACCTGTAGAGATTCCACAGCTGAGAACACAAATTTTGTCAAGAGGAGCGGCGGGATTGACTTTAGCAACACAACCAACATGCACAACAGTGTATTCACTGAAGGTGGATGTACCAACAAAATGGTATATGGGTTTTCCATTAATGGAGAACCTAGTCTTGCCATCACTAAGCATCACCCCTCGATCAGTGTTGATCCTTAGCAGGTCACACATGTTGCTTTCCTCGGACTTGCAGTGACGACAGTCGCCGCATTCCCCGGTGAAGACCGGAAGCACATGGTCCCCGGGCTTAAGTTCTGTCACACCCTCACCCACACTCTCAACAACCCTGTCAATAGAGGGATAAAAATATCTAATTGAGTTGCTCAATTTATAGGGAAATGGATGGGATATGACTTTAGGGCATACCCCCCAGCTTCATGACCAAATATGCGAGGAAAGACCGGAGTTTGGCCCTGTAAGATGACAAATGATTGATCGTATTAGTTTTCAAGTATGTTAATTGCTTCACAACGTGAACGAATCATGAGAggcaataaattaattaaattacctTGGCTTCCCAAAAGTAAACATCAGTGTGGCAGAGAGAGGTGAAGAGTATCTTCAGACGAACCTCCATTGCTTGCGGTGGTGCCACCTCCACTTCTTCAATCACCAGTGGCCTCCCGGCCTCCCATGCCACCGCAGCTAGTTACAGTTGCAAAGTattccatttttttaaataaataaaaatatacaattgcACATAAACTCTTAAGTAAGAAACCAGAATCAAAGGGAAAAGATAAATGGAGAAAACAGAAACAAATGAACCTTTGCAACGAATGACCTGACCAGCAGTGCTTCGGGCTGACATATTTACTATGAAAAAAAATACTAGTAAAGTTGTTTTTTAGCCTTCTCTTATAAAAGAAAATCGATGGGACTGGAGTTTTACACTTGAAAGAAGCCTGCTTTCACTGGGGTACTTATATGATACAGAGATTTATAAAGTTCATGAATTGGAAGATACCGCCAAGTTAACCGCCTCCtttacaatatatttttttattatataattattaagtgaatattttttaattttaaaatctcaCGCAACAATTTTAACAAAAGAATTATACCAATGTTAATTAAtcaaccaaaatttttaaattaaaaataattccgAATATCAAAcctattataatttttaaatttttatctataatttagtaaaaaaataaataattaatagcaTGGCAAGTAGGCAACTTTAAGCTGAGGGGAAAGTTAATGTGAGCGGAGGCGACGCCTGGCTGGGTGTCTTGTCTTCTTCCTTTTTTGAACAACACCTGGTGGTCCAAACTCTAACGCagtttgatttttcattttctaTACGGATCCTGTCATGCCTGAGCAAAGCCTTCATTTAAACTATTATGTTCCATGTATCATTAAAAGTATTAAACTTTATTTACTTTGGTGATTGCGGTGGCCATCTCATGTCCACCATTGAATCCAGAAgtttacttatttttatattggtTTAAATATGAAATAAGCTCTTctacttttttattaaattttaattttaaaattttagtttcttcattttttatattttgaattttaaattttgttaattttaaatctattaatattattttacaggTTTgtgtaaaatataattattttgagaaATCAATAAATacactttaaaaaatatttcgatgtaatataacattatatttgaCTTAAGTAATAAATTAGAATATAGCAGATATTGCATatgattttatatgttaattttattttttaaataattttttttattttaagaaattagtGTAATGTACATTATTTAAATCGtctaacataattaaaaatattacagaaataaaaaattttaatccttttaaaaaataataataatgaaattcaaACTCCTTTTAGTGATTTTTAACTACTAGTTAAATGAAAATACCTAAATATTGAATATTAATGCATATATTTTGTAGTGTTAAGTTTTAGCTTTAAATTGAAATGCAAATTGTTTGATCAAAtaagattttatttatatattaaaattctattaaaataaataaatgaaatttaaaaccaacttaattatatttgtaaattgattaatatttgatattgcaactaaaaaaaattaattttataaatagtgTTATGTCGAAATTGATAACAATCTTTCGTGATTAATCCATTAGAGCGAATTTAGTGATAATCCTTTGTGTTCTATAGGCCTATTAATGGGATAGACGTTAGCTACAAGTTTTAAAGTTACTCTATACCTAGAACTAGGATCGAACCCTTGACCACTGATTAAGGTGGAAGAAATCATTGTCATCTTATCTAACCCCGTAATACTTAACTATATATGCGTGTGAATTAATATACTCTATTCGTAATAatacaactttaaaaaaaataaatgtagcTCTAAATCTCTTAGGCTTTAGCTTTAAATCTATACTCCTAACTAATAATGTATATCTCAAACACTTTTGAACCCAcgaagtaaaatatatatatttttataaaataataacaattacaCATTAATCATAGCATACTAAATTAAAGGGAAAAATTATCTCTTCGTAATTGACTCGCTATCACTAAAGGTATCTCTTGAAAAGCAGGTGGATTGACAAGGAATTGCATCATTGATCTGGCAAGAGCATGTGCAATTGTATTAGCCTCCTTGAGACATATTGGATAATTACCCTCCATTATCTTCGACACAATTCATTACTTCTTATAACTAAATCCCTATTCAGTTGACTTTAAAATCTACTCTGAATGGATTCAATAGAAAGAACACAACTTATCTCTACGATAACATTTATCCATTTTGCTTCTCATATAAATTAAAGACCACCATAGATAGCCCATAATTCAGCTTACTCAACATTACATCTCCCAATATTTCTTCTAATTCTTCAAAACCAATAAattttaatactattaaaattagatatcttaatataaaattttaacccatgaaataaaatagatttaaatAATCAACTTCTAAAAATTATGTCAATACTATAATGTCTGAGTGTATTTTGTTCAGTTCAATTTTGGATTTACACTAAAATTAATTGAATCCAACCAAattctttttttatgtttaatttatattaagcTTTTCTTctataataatatgaaaacaaatcttttatatttaaactacgaaaaattaaatattaaatagtacAAAACTATATTCAAAAAATgtttagtaaattaataaaaattaagtatgaaatataattatatttttcagataaatgtaaaagttgactttcaaaatgttatttattttttagttttaacctttttaatataatatttcatattattttagataattttgaaaaatgttaaaaaagataattttaatatctcatttttaataattaggtacctacttaattattttaattaatatttttttgagtaaattagtcacttaattattaaagtgtttctatttttatcaacaaaatattaaaaaatttgtgACATATTGAATTGGGTTGAAGTAAGATATAGCTTTGAGTTTTCGGGTGTTACAAAAGTGCTTGTATTCTTTATGAAAACAAGAAAAGGCACTAAATGAAGTATACAATTACAGTAAAAATCGAATCACACTTTATGCCGGAGCCGGGGGTAGGGCCGTCCCTCttggaaaaattttcatttaagccctttataatttataaaattttaaattaataatgataaaattatacttttaccctttaaaaatgattaaaaaattgatttaatcttaaaaaaatataaaaatatagacaattaaaataataaaattatactttttactGTCGTAAAATTATACAATTTGATTCCACCCAACAATTTTATGAGATCAAATAAAATCTAGAGGATGTGGAAAAAAAATCCCGGTAAGAGTAGGGAAAGATATTTATTTtttggaattaaaatttaaatttaagttttcatATTAAGAATACAATTTAACTATCGCATTCAACACTTATCTAAAtatttaaataagaaatatcaaataaaaataattagggtaaactgtcaaaatagtcacttttgtttaccttagattacattttagtcacttatgtttgacatgttacattttagtcacttatattaacgtgttgtaatattttatcACTGAGCTGTTAATTGCCATTAACGAcgtaacggtaagctgacatggtacgttaaattatcatttcaaacaaaaatgttaggttaaattatatagtttaatttttttcattttatttctttatttttcttttcttcttcctctttagtTTTGACAAATGGAACACAGAGAAAAAAACACGTTAAAAagatgaagaagggaggaaaacaaagggagaagcagaagagaatgaaaaataaagaaaaaaaaaacaaaggaaagttaaaagaacataaaaaaattaaattgctcaaaatgaaaaaatatggggaccaattgtataatttaacctaaaattttgtttgaaatgataatttaatatgtcacgtcagcttaccattacaccattaaatatatcaaaaatatcaattaacagctcaatgactaaaatgttacgttttaatcacttatattAACATGTTATAACATGTTAatgtaagtgattaaaacgtaacattttaaacataagtaattaaaatgtaatatgaaataaataaaagtgactaaTTTGATAGTTTACCCAAAGAATTAAAGTTGGATTGTAgcaaattaaaaacatattttagaaatttacacattaaaaatatttaaacttttgaCTTGAAACTAAATTAGATGGGTGTGAAACAGAAATTACAACTTGGTTCCTGTTAGATAATTATACTGGGCAAGCAAATGTGGGCAATTAGCTACCAACTCCAACCTTTCTGCATCTTTTTCCTGCTTTTTGCAAAGCTAGTTACCTAATGTCATGTTATCTCTTTGAACCAAATCTCCCTTATATATACCCATTACCCTCTTTGAAAGCTCTCATCATAACAGCGTTTTCTCTTCCTATTTCTGCTGTTTCCAGTTCAactatacgaaagtaaaaaaatggaccaaaaaacaaaaaacattatGGTTTGTTCTATAATAGCTATTACTCTTCTTGCCCTTGGCCTTGCTTCCAATATAATTGGAAGATTCCTGTACCCTCAGTTTTACGATCATTCATGTCCCAGAGCTCAAGAGATTGTGAGAAACGTTGTTGCCAAAGCTGTTGCAAAGGAACCTCGCATGGCTGCTTCATTGCTTAGGCTGCACTTCCACGATTGCTTTGTTAAGGTAACTTATTCAACCTCACCAAACCAATAGCAAAGTGTCGAATAAAAGACTAGTGTGTCTAATATGGATATATTCAATTCATTGTTTTCAGGGCTGTGATGCATCGATTTTGTTGGACAGCAGCGGGAGTATTATCAGCGAAAGGAGGTCGAATCCAAACAGGAACTCAGCTAGAGGATTCGAAGTGATAGATAAGATCAAAGCTGCAATGGAGAAAGAGTGTCCTCATACAGTGTCATGTGCTGATTTTATGGCTTTGGCTGCTAGAGATTCTACCGTTCTCGTATGTTGTTTTGGTTATAGCCTTGTCTTGTCATTGAAATTGACCCCATGGTAACATGTTTTTTTGGATTTGCAGACAGGTGGGCCAAGCTGGGAAGTCCCTCTTGGAAGAAGGGATGCCAGAGGTGCAAGCTTGAGTGGCTTTAACAACAACATCCCTGCTCCAAACAACACATTCCAAACAATTCTCACCAAGTTTAAGCTACAAGGCCTAGACATTGTTGATGTTGT
It includes:
- the LOC107924008 gene encoding alcohol dehydrogenase 1, with the translated sequence MSARSTAGQVIRCKAAVAWEAGRPLVIEEVEVAPPQAMEVRLKILFTSLCHTDVYFWEAKGQTPVFPRIFGHEAGGVVESVGEGVTELKPGDHVLPVFTGECGDCRHCKSEESNMCDLLRINTDRGVMLSDGKTRFSINGKPIYHFVGTSTFSEYTVVHVGCVAKVNPAAPLDKICVLSCGISTGLGATLNVAKPTKGSTVAIFGLGAVGLAAAEGARIVGASRIIGVDLNPNRFEEAKKFGCNEFVNPKDYDKPVQEVLAEMTNGGVDRSVECTGNINAMISAFECVHDGWGVAVLVGVPNKDDAFKTHPVNFLNERTLKGTFFGNYKPRSDLPSVVEKYINKELELEKFITHEVAFSDINKAFDYMLAGEGIRCLIRMDT
- the LOC121203289 gene encoding peroxidase 72-like, which translates into the protein MVCSIIAITLLALGLASNIIGRFLYPQFYDHSCPRAQEIVRNVVAKAVAKEPRMAASLLRLHFHDCFVKGCDASILLDSSGSIISERRSNPNRNSARGFEVIDKIKAAMEKECPHTVSCADFMALAARDSTVLTGGPSWEVPLGRRDARGASLSGFNNNIPAPNNTFQTILTKFKLQGLDIVDVVALSGKLYSSFTFCK